A single region of the Plantactinospora soyae genome encodes:
- a CDS encoding GNAT family N-acetyltransferase → MTREVRLTPVDEQTLEPLLSVAVAETEPDEVMPPVVAPAGWSQARRDAFRAFHRENYAGLDGPTGNLMYAIVQDGDVVGMARLGRRAEPGTLETGLWLGKSTRGQGIGLIALRLLLAEAIQAGARKVVAETRADNAPALNLLRRCGAVLGPDGTGVRAEIRLGVNEDVAGAW, encoded by the coding sequence GTGACCCGTGAGGTCCGGCTGACGCCGGTAGACGAGCAGACTCTGGAGCCATTACTGTCGGTAGCGGTCGCCGAGACCGAGCCCGACGAGGTGATGCCGCCGGTCGTTGCTCCGGCCGGCTGGTCGCAGGCCCGGCGCGACGCGTTCCGGGCGTTCCACCGGGAGAACTACGCCGGGTTGGACGGACCGACCGGCAACCTGATGTACGCGATCGTGCAGGACGGCGACGTGGTCGGGATGGCCCGGCTGGGGCGACGCGCCGAACCGGGCACCCTGGAGACCGGACTGTGGCTCGGCAAGTCGACCCGGGGCCAGGGCATCGGACTGATCGCGTTACGCCTGCTGCTCGCCGAGGCGATCCAGGCCGGGGCCCGGAAGGTGGTGGCCGAGACCCGCGCCGACAATGCTCCGGCGCTCAACCTGCTGCGCCGCTGTGGCGCGGTGCTGGGACCGGACGGTACGGGGGTCCGGGCGGAGATCCGGCTCGGGGTCAACGAGGACGTGGCCGGCGCCTGGTGA